Sequence from the Sphingomonas koreensis genome:
AAGGCGGTCCCCTTCAGCTCGTCGTCGAGCCCTCGTGCAGCCAGTCGGCCGACCATTGGCCCGGCGTTCTCGCCTTCCAGGACGAAGCCGGACAGGTCGCCGCCCCGTCCACCGCGAGACATCGACCGATGCAGACGCTTGATGATGTCGCCGCGCTCGCCAAGCGCACGCAGCTGAACCTCGGCATCGGCGGCCAGAAGGAACCGCCCCGCGCCGTCCCCCTCCGCCAACCCCAGGCGCTCCAGCTTCCGGAGCCGGCCGAGCTTTTGCTCACGTAACGGGTCCGGGTTGCCGAGGACGGATCGACGAACGTCCACCACTCCGTCCCGGCCGGCCGCCTCGCGAGCGAGCGCCCGGTCGAGCTTGGTCCAGCGCTCGGCATCGACCTGGTTCTGGAGGTCGCGGCGGATTTCCAAATCGGTACGGGGTCCGAGTTCCTGGGTAACAAGAGCCGCCGCGCGATCGCGCATGCCGTGGCTGATGTAGTCGCGGCTTATCACGAGGTCCTCGCCGGCATCGGTCTTGCCGCGCACGAGCACGTGGATGTGCGGATGCTCGGTATTCCAGTGATCGACGGCTACCCAGTCGAGCCGGGTGCCGAGATCCTGGCTGGCCTGCTCCATGAGCTCGCGCGTGAACGACTTCAGGTCAGCAAGCTCCCCGGCGTCGTCGGGCGACACGATGAAGCGGAAATGATGTCGATCCGATTCGCAGCGCTTGGCGAACGATGCGCCATCTAAGCGCTCACGCTCTGCGTCGAACAGCTGGCCGCGTTCGCCCTCCTGGGTGACACCGTCCCGCTGCAGGTAGGCGACGTGCGCGGAGAGCGCACCGGGCGTTCGAGCCTGCCGCACCACCCGCGCCTTGATGACGGCGCCGCGCGAGCGGGTCATCAGCGAGCGCGATGCAGTGACGCTGGCCGATCGGCCACGGCCCCAGGTCGATTTCTGGCTCTTGCCGGCCGGCCGCTTGCCGCCGGCCTTTTGCGTGGCGCGCAGGGCCTGCTGAAGGAAGGGCTTGGCGGTCGGCTTCGATGTCGAACGAATGCGGCCCGGGCGGACGCGAAAATCGTCGTCACCGCGGGTCAAGCCAGGCACACCTTGTCAAAAAGGGTGCAAAACCAAAGGGCTGGAGACGATGGCAAGCTACGCCATGCCCCGACAAGGTTTCGCGCCGCGTTGGAAACGCTAGCCTTTC
This genomic interval carries:
- a CDS encoding relaxase/mobilization nuclease domain-containing protein yields the protein MTRGDDDFRVRPGRIRSTSKPTAKPFLQQALRATQKAGGKRPAGKSQKSTWGRGRSASVTASRSLMTRSRGAVIKARVVRQARTPGALSAHVAYLQRDGVTQEGERGQLFDAERERLDGASFAKRCESDRHHFRFIVSPDDAGELADLKSFTRELMEQASQDLGTRLDWVAVDHWNTEHPHIHVLVRGKTDAGEDLVISRDYISHGMRDRAAALVTQELGPRTDLEIRRDLQNQVDAERWTKLDRALAREAAGRDGVVDVRRSVLGNPDPLREQKLGRLRKLERLGLAEGDGAGRFLLAADAEVQLRALGERGDIIKRLHRSMSRGGRGGDLSGFVLEGENAGPMVGRLAARGLDDELKGTAFAVVEGTDGRAHHLRLPDLNAAGDGPIGSVVELRRYADANGRDRVALAVRSDLTIEAQVTAPGATWLDRRLVDRNPEPLGSGGFGAEVRAALDRRTEHLLERRVARHQGERVVFGRDLLDTLRRGELAAVGAKLSDETGMPHKPAAAGETVSGIYRQRLNLASGRFAMIDDGLGFSLVPWSPSLEKRLGQQVGGVALPGGGVDWVFGRKRGIGI